Sequence from the Fulvivirga ligni genome:
TTCCTAAGGCAACTAAAATGATGTTAGCTAGCGCTGTTTTCTTTTGCAACGGACCTTTTTTAACTATCGAATATTAAAGGAAAACTGTTTATCTAAATAATGAAAATGCTACTAGTACTTTATCCTTGCTATATTTACCAGAACTTTCGCATTCTTGGATACATGAAATTGATATTTTTCGCCCACTTGAAAATGACCCAGATGCTTTTCAAAGGTTAAATATTGTTCAGTTAAGCCCAATGATGTTTCAATCACAAGTTCATAAGTTACATCACCATAGTCATTTTTCTTCCTAACCCATTTCACAATTTTACCAGTAGTGATTACTTTTTTCTTAAAAAGAATGTCATTCAAATATTTGTTTCGTGCCCAATAATACAGAACAAATAATCCCGTGATTAACATATATCCAGGTATCATATCAAAATATTCGCTAATAGATGGAAACGACTTAGATCTTCCCCTTTTAAATGGAAATACAGGAGCGACTAAGGCAATGAAAAAAATTGATGCCGAATAAGTTATTTGTTCTATGATTCGATTTTTTGCTCTTTCTTTTACAAGTAAGACTTCGTTAGTCGATAGCTTTTTTGTCTCCATTCTTGAAATTTTAATCCGGCTTAAATTATCAAATCAGTTTGGATATTAGAATTTAGTTTTCCCATTGTATAAATGATAGTTGTTAACAACACGAATCATTATCAAGAGAACATCCGTTCATTATTTCTTCTCCAATTTTGAAAGGAATTTAAATACACGTTGGTAAGCATCTTTTTGTGCTTTCATATCTCCCCCTTCGTTACCCCCAAATCTAAAGTTATAACTTTTTCCATCTATCATCATTTCTCCTTGTCTCATAGATGAAGGATTGTTAGGATTGGATGATATTAAATGACCAGCATTTTCATATTGAACATTTTCAATATCAAAACTTGAATCTATTTTTTTAACTCTAGTCTCTATCATATCGGCCATCATGGCTGAGGGCCATACCTCATCCTCAACACCAGAGAACAATAGTACAGGACCATTAATGTCTTCCACATGAATTACAGCTCGACTAACTGAGGCACTGTCTGCCAAGGGCTGAGACCAATAAGTAAGTGTCTCAATAGTATCTGATTTGCCACCCTTTAGCTTAGCCATAGGAATATATGGTATAGGCTGATTATCAAATGTCCAACTTGGTTTAATTGTGTCTGAATTAAAAGGAAGCACAGTATTAGACCAGCTCACTGCAGAGGGACTATAAGAAATAACTCCATGCACCAAATTCGGATATTTTGAAGCTATAAGCAGTGCTAATTCAGCATTTCTGGATGCGCCCATTACAACAATTTTATCTGCATTCACTTCGGGTTGATCTTTCAACCATTTAATAGCTGTTTCAAAATACTCCAATGGAATTTCTTCCATAAGAGTGGGTAGGCCTTCCTGACGGTAGTATGGCAGAGACAACCCTACATAATTGGCCTTACTCAATTCCTGCCCCCAGAAATCACCCCAAACTCCACCTCCTATCAAGACTACGGTGGGTTGACTTATCACATCATCTTTAGCAAAAAAGGAAGCCGTTATACCCTTATGATTTACTGACTGGGGTTTTACCCCGTCAAACAAAAAGCTATCTATGAGGAAGTAAGCTCCTATTAAGATCGCTATTACGATTATGATCTTTACTAAAATCTTCATATGGTCATGGTCAAATATTAATTCTTTCTTAACATAAAATTTAAATATATATAATTTACTTATATATATCAAATGTATAATATATAAATTAGAGAGTAACTATAATCCATTACCATTATACTACCTAGTTGATAATAAAAACATATGGTCAAAATGATCACAAGATTTAATTATCTGGATAAAATTACTTACCTTATAACCCTTGTACCTACTCATGAATAACCTGAACCAACGTGTTTTACATACTCAAAAAACTGCTGTTTTGTCTACCCTTTTTGGTGCTCACTCACCACTGTCTGGCGCAGAGGGCCCGGCTCTTTTCTACTGACTCTGAGCTTTCTAATAGCTTGATAGGTGATATAGAACAGGACTATTCTGGCAGTATTTGGATCACTACAGAAGAGGGTATTAATCGATATGATGGTTCTAAATTCACTGCTTATAAGGAGGAAGATGGCATTCTTAATAACTACGTTAGGTTAGTTTATGAAGATTGCCATCATCAGCTCTATTTTGGTTATTTCAATGGCGTTCAGACCTTTGACCATGCCACTGACTCATTTCAAAATATACCTTTAATATTAGCCACGCAAGATACTTTCCCGGCACATG
This genomic interval carries:
- a CDS encoding acyl-CoA thioester hydrolase/BAAT C-terminal domain-containing protein, translating into MKILVKIIIVIAILIGAYFLIDSFLFDGVKPQSVNHKGITASFFAKDDVISQPTVVLIGGGVWGDFWGQELSKANYVGLSLPYYRQEGLPTLMEEIPLEYFETAIKWLKDQPEVNADKIVVMGASRNAELALLIASKYPNLVHGVISYSPSAVSWSNTVLPFNSDTIKPSWTFDNQPIPYIPMAKLKGGKSDTIETLTYWSQPLADSASVSRAVIHVEDINGPVLLFSGVEDEVWPSAMMADMIETRVKKIDSSFDIENVQYENAGHLISSNPNNPSSMRQGEMMIDGKSYNFRFGGNEGGDMKAQKDAYQRVFKFLSKLEKK